In Bacillus sp. S3, the sequence TAAATTTATAGTTCGTTTTTGTTTCATAGCCTAACCGGCTACAATAATAGTTCATTCCTTCAGCTTTTTTCTCTGCTTTCATATGCTGGCATGTCGCACAGCAATGGAAATCTTTCATTTCTACCTGCCCCTTTTTCATAAAACCTTTGTATTATAATATGAATTTCAACATATCCCTCCAATCACCTTTATTAAAAGTGAAAAAGTTTCTAATAATATGAGGTGACGTGTTGAATATTATTGTCCATCCGGTTTCTCAAGGCAGCTGTCAATGTGTTACAATCTTAGCTAGTCAATATGATTTACGGAAGGAATTTGTTTCAACAATAGGAGGCATTTTTTGATGGATAATAACGATAAATTAATTCGCTTGAGATATGCACTGGAAATAAAAAATAAAGATATGGCAGAGATATTTAAACTTGGCGGCGAGGAAGTGACAGTACCTGAAGTAATCAGGATTCTCACTAAAACAGATGAAGAAGCAGAAGATAACGATCAAATAAAATGTAATAATAGTATGTTCGATGCATTTTTAAATGGCCTTATTATTTTTAAAAGAGGGAAACAAGAACCTAAACCCGGACAGCCAGAAACACCAGAGTCGTCTTACAAGAAAAGCGCAAACGTTAATAATCTGCTGTTAAAAAAAGTAAAAATAGCGTTGGCGTTAACGACTGAGGATATGCTTGATCTATTCGAAAAAGCAGGGATTACGGTAACAAAAGGAGAACTCGGCGCATTATTAAGAAAAGAGGGCCATAAAAATTATACAGAGTGCGGAGATAAATTTGCCAGGAACTTCTTAAAAGGATTAGCAATCAAATACAGGGGATAACGGCAGGAATGATTTACAGGGGATGACACATGATACATACCTACTCAGGTAAGACGATACGTTTTGAGATTAAGTACAAAAACCGAACCTCTATAGGGATTACGATAGATAGCTATGGAAACGTTGAAGTCCAGGCGCCGAAAGGGACACCCGATGAAAGCGTGCTTAAGGTACTTGAGGAAAAATGGAATCTTATTCAGGAAAAATTAAAAGAAATGAAAGATAGGCTGCAGGGTATACAGGAGAAGGTCTATGAGCATGGAGAGACCTTTCTTTATTTAGGAAACGTCTATCCGATAAAGATCTTTGAAGACATAAATATTACGAAAGACCATGTCGTGTTTGAAGGAGAAAAGCTGCATATATTTGTGAAGCAGCTTGAGGATGAAAGAATAAAACAAGCTTTAAAGCGATTTTACTATCAGCAATGTAAGTCTTTAGTGGAGAAGAGTATCTCTTCTTATCAAAGTAATTTTAAAACCAAACCACGTTCTATTAGTATCTCGGATAGTAAAACTACATGGGGAACCTGTGATTCAAAGCTGCAGCTAACATTCAATTGGAGGCTGGCAATGGCACCACGTGAAGTAATTGACTATGTAGTTGTTCACGAAATGTGTCATATGGTCCATCTGAATCATGATCGATCCTTCTGGCGCCTTGTTGGAAAAATAATGCCCGATTATATAGAAAAGGAAAACTGGCTGGCTTCATCAAACTGGAAAATGACTGTTTAGAATTATATACACTGAATATGTAAGACTGTAAGAAGAAACCATCTTCTTATGGTCTTTTTAAATTTGCAAATAAATAGTACTGAATTTGAGGGTGTTTCCTTTAATTAAAGTTATGGGAGGTCAACCAGATTGACATCTAAAAGCGGATTTTGTATAGTAAGTGGCGATGATGATGATTGGAGTGAATCGTTTGATTTCAAACTCTGAATTACAAAATTTAGACCTAATCGATTTAATAAGTGAGCGCCATAGTTTGGTTCGAAAAATCTCAGAGAAAGCATGGAACGATAAAAGTGAGATTTATATTTCAAATTCTGAATGGTATATCATGGCCAGGATTTATAAAAAGCGGCCGACCATTTCGTACGTTACAAAAAATGTAGAAATTTCTCGCCAGGCGATACATAAGTTTATCAAAAATCTTTCAGCAAAAGGATTAGTGGAAATCAATAATCTAGAAAACAACAAGAAAGAGAAGTGTATCCAATTAACACCTTTTGGAGTGGAATGCTACGAAAAAAACGAGGCCCTCAAGGCCCAGCTTGAGAATAATATTGCAGAAAAAATTGGTGCTGAGCAGGTAAAGATGCTTAAAGATCTATTAAAGCTAGATTGGGAAATAGAATAATAAAGACGAAGTAAAAGAGAAAACCTCATAATTGTCAATTTGATTGACAATTATGAGGTTTTTCTTTAAACTAGGTTAGTCAACCTGGTTGACGATAGAGGATAGGAGAAAATAATTAGTAAGGAGATTAAAATGAGTACACAAATTCAAGTGAAAAATCCTAAGATCATGGCAGCTATCTTAATGCTGGGTGCCTTTATTGGATTATTTGGGGAAACAGCATTAAATATGGCATTAACAAATGTGATGGAGCAATTTTCTATTAAAGCTCCTACGGCACAATGGCTGACAACAGGATATTTATTAACATTAGCTATTTTAGTGCCGATTTCAGCACTTTTAATGAAATGGTTTAGTACTCGCCAATTAGTTATTGGAGGAATTGTCATTTCGCTGGCAGGAGCCATTCTAGCAGCATTTTCTCCAAATTTTGCAATATTAGAAACTGGCCGTATCGTACAAGCAATGGGAACAGGTATTATTATACCGGTTATGGTGAGTGCTCTTTTAGTTATTTTCCCTGTTCATAAACGCGGCGTAGTCATGGGAATTATGGGTCTTGTGATTACATTAGGACCTGCTTTAGGACCAACACTTTCAGGGGTCGTTATTAGTACGTTAGGCTGGCATTATATATTCTGGATTAGTGCAGCATTTTATGTTTTATTGACTCTTGCTGCTGTATTAAAAATCGAAAATGTTGGGGAAATTACGAAACCTAAAATCGAT encodes:
- a CDS encoding DUF1456 family protein — translated: MDNNDKLIRLRYALEIKNKDMAEIFKLGGEEVTVPEVIRILTKTDEEAEDNDQIKCNNSMFDAFLNGLIIFKRGKQEPKPGQPETPESSYKKSANVNNLLLKKVKIALALTTEDMLDLFEKAGITVTKGELGALLRKEGHKNYTECGDKFARNFLKGLAIKYRG
- a CDS encoding MarR family winged helix-turn-helix transcriptional regulator, with the protein product MIGVNRLISNSELQNLDLIDLISERHSLVRKISEKAWNDKSEIYISNSEWYIMARIYKKRPTISYVTKNVEISRQAIHKFIKNLSAKGLVEINNLENNKKEKCIQLTPFGVECYEKNEALKAQLENNIAEKIGAEQVKMLKDLLKLDWEIE
- a CDS encoding M48 family metallopeptidase, with amino-acid sequence MIHTYSGKTIRFEIKYKNRTSIGITIDSYGNVEVQAPKGTPDESVLKVLEEKWNLIQEKLKEMKDRLQGIQEKVYEHGETFLYLGNVYPIKIFEDINITKDHVVFEGEKLHIFVKQLEDERIKQALKRFYYQQCKSLVEKSISSYQSNFKTKPRSISISDSKTTWGTCDSKLQLTFNWRLAMAPREVIDYVVVHEMCHMVHLNHDRSFWRLVGKIMPDYIEKENWLASSNWKMTV